The Caviibacter abscessus genome window below encodes:
- a CDS encoding protein kinase domain-containing protein produces the protein MKIENGEIVTISSTKFDNNLFIKEYKHLYPYVKNIVNNEIEINYILFKNKIKNVPSIIALKNEKDKTTLYFTKINGVELSKFKLEYLNVIEKFSLFIKIVKIVKSLHDIKIVHNDLKLSNVLITSDKNVYILDFDLSTKLNNNNYIADLYSLSYILYYIFKNETVLYKIKNESYNSIDDYFDKIRELKNELLLKK, from the coding sequence ATGAAAATTGAAAATGGTGAAATTGTTACTATTTCTTCAACAAAGTTTGATAATAATTTATTTATAAAAGAGTACAAACATCTTTATCCTTATGTTAAAAATATTGTAAATAATGAAATTGAAATAAATTATATATTGTTTAAAAATAAAATAAAAAATGTTCCTTCAATAATTGCATTAAAAAATGAAAAAGATAAAACAACTTTATATTTTACAAAAATTAATGGTGTTGAACTATCAAAATTTAAGCTTGAATATTTAAATGTAATTGAAAAATTTTCTTTATTCATAAAAATAGTTAAAATCGTAAAGTCGTTGCATGATATAAAAATAGTTCATAATGACTTAAAACTTTCAAATGTACTTATAACTTCCGATAAAAACGTCTATATATTAGATTTTGATTTATCAACAAAATTAAATAATAATAACTATATTGCGGATCTTTATTCTTTAAGTTATATTTTGTACTATATTTTTAAAAATGAAACAGTTTTATATAAAATAAAAAATGAGTCATACAATAGTATTGATGATTACTTCGATAAAATTAGAGAGTTAAAAAATGAGTTATTACTTAAAAAATGA
- a CDS encoding septal ring lytic transglycosylase RlpA family protein, protein MKKLLIILTCFSLTSSVIFAESDNQISKSSSQSSNVKESIIKEIVDTASIDNDIQKSLEDETKSQPVNVQTEEPEQLVHYENGKASFYGEKWNGRKTSNGEIFDTKLLTAAHKTLPFGTLVKVTNESNGKSVIVRINDRGPFIKGRVIDLTKAAFSAIDSVQKGVTKVKLEIIKK, encoded by the coding sequence ATGAAGAAATTACTAATTATACTTACCTGTTTTTCACTTACTTCATCAGTAATATTTGCTGAAAGTGACAATCAAATAAGTAAAAGTAGTAGTCAATCATCGAATGTTAAAGAGAGTATTATTAAAGAAATAGTTGATACAGCATCTATTGATAATGATATTCAAAAATCCTTAGAGGATGAAACAAAAAGTCAACCAGTAAATGTTCAGACCGAAGAACCAGAACAATTAGTACATTATGAGAACGGTAAAGCCTCGTTTTATGGTGAAAAGTGGAACGGAAGAAAGACATCAAATGGTGAAATTTTTGATACTAAATTGCTTACAGCAGCACATAAAACATTGCCTTTTGGCACACTAGTTAAAGTAACAAATGAATCTAATGGTAAATCAGTTATAGTAAGAATTAACGATAGAGGTCCTTTTATAAAAGGTAGAGTAATTGATTTAACAAAAGCAGCATTTAGTGCAATAGATAGTGTACAAAAGGGAGTTACAAAAGTTAAGTTAGAAATTATTAAAAAGTAA
- a CDS encoding AMP-binding protein gives MFLEKSKRLAIVDFDGSKVDYDKMVDNVKYFSRIVYKDICENNFVLIISENRIEWIYSFFAIWDRLSTPIAIDALSSEEEILYFLNDTKPKAVIATNKTIENVKLAVNNCDFDINMYNLDEINLEEYSDDEVLRNPKDEDIAVMIYTSGTTGNPKGIMLTYSNIIGEIQAIQSFGITFDDEQVIAILPYHHILPLMTTCLYIFYSGNKYSAVLVPKLTSQEILKRFKTNNITLMSAVPRVYKLFYKSIKDKINASIVARVIYAIAKKINNRTFSRIIFKKVHDNFGGKLRTLVAGGAKSDIEMIEFFNVLGFNYAEGFGLSETAPVIAGNIYPKYKIGTVGLVVSNAEVKTVNGELWVKGPMVMKGYYNNPEKTAEVMTVDGWFKTGDLAQIDEDGYITIIGRANSMIVLSNGKNIDPEKLENKFVNMSNGLVEEVGIFGKNDKLSALIVPNMQYIKDNKINNISTHIKDLVEFYNTDVHNYEKILDYKITEQELPKTRVGKLRRFMLPELFSGQLEKREIINEPDTKEYKILKEYIKKLKGNEPGPDENFEVEVGLDSLDQVEFLTYIENSFSLKLDETTLLKYSTLRLLAEYISEKSISFTDSEIKMDNIIKNAPHKEVKLGYLQWLLFPLVWILFKIYFRFSIKNNNKIKDEPTIFIANHESFIDALILSLALPFKIHNKTFYLALEKYFSNPFMKYIARNGNIINVNIEKNIKQSVEEISNVLKQGNNVFIFPEGTRTKNGKLSQFKKIFAMISKELNVDIQCIGIEGAYEAYSRFSKFPKPKKITIEALDRVSPQGKTYDTIVEESYNIFLEYKKRVKPEKYLED, from the coding sequence ATGTTTTTAGAAAAATCTAAAAGACTTGCTATTGTGGACTTTGATGGTAGTAAAGTTGACTATGATAAAATGGTTGATAATGTTAAATATTTTTCAAGAATAGTTTACAAAGACATATGTGAGAATAATTTTGTTTTGATTATTTCTGAAAATAGAATAGAGTGGATTTATTCCTTTTTTGCAATTTGGGATAGATTATCAACTCCGATAGCTATTGATGCTCTTAGTTCAGAAGAAGAAATATTATATTTTTTAAATGATACAAAACCTAAAGCAGTAATAGCAACAAATAAAACAATTGAGAATGTTAAATTAGCAGTAAATAATTGTGACTTTGATATTAATATGTACAATTTAGATGAAATAAACTTAGAAGAATATTCAGATGACGAAGTATTAAGAAATCCTAAAGATGAAGATATAGCAGTTATGATATATACATCAGGTACTACTGGAAATCCAAAAGGAATAATGCTTACATATAGTAATATTATTGGAGAGATACAAGCCATTCAATCATTTGGGATAACATTTGATGATGAACAAGTAATAGCAATATTACCGTATCATCATATATTACCTCTTATGACTACTTGTTTATATATTTTTTATAGTGGTAATAAATATTCAGCTGTATTAGTTCCTAAACTTACAAGTCAAGAAATATTAAAAAGATTTAAAACAAATAATATAACACTTATGTCAGCAGTTCCGAGAGTCTATAAATTATTTTACAAATCAATAAAAGACAAAATAAACGCCAGTATTGTTGCAAGAGTAATATATGCTATTGCTAAGAAAATAAATAATAGAACTTTTTCAAGAATAATATTTAAAAAAGTTCATGATAATTTTGGTGGAAAATTACGTACACTTGTTGCAGGTGGAGCAAAATCTGATATAGAAATGATAGAATTTTTCAACGTATTAGGTTTTAATTATGCAGAGGGATTTGGATTGTCTGAAACGGCTCCTGTAATAGCTGGGAATATATATCCTAAGTATAAAATTGGAACAGTTGGTTTAGTTGTTTCAAATGCAGAAGTTAAAACTGTAAATGGTGAACTATGGGTAAAAGGACCTATGGTTATGAAAGGATACTATAACAATCCCGAAAAAACAGCAGAAGTTATGACAGTTGATGGTTGGTTTAAAACGGGTGATTTAGCACAAATAGATGAAGATGGTTATATTACTATTATCGGACGTGCTAATTCTATGATAGTATTATCAAATGGTAAAAATATTGATCCTGAAAAACTTGAAAATAAATTTGTAAACATGAGTAATGGTTTAGTTGAAGAAGTAGGGATTTTTGGAAAAAATGATAAACTTTCTGCACTTATAGTTCCAAATATGCAATACATAAAAGATAATAAAATAAATAATATTTCGACACATATTAAAGATTTAGTTGAGTTTTATAATACAGATGTACATAATTATGAAAAAATATTGGATTATAAAATAACAGAACAGGAATTACCTAAAACAAGAGTAGGAAAACTTAGAAGATTTATGCTTCCAGAGCTTTTCAGTGGTCAATTAGAAAAGCGTGAAATAATTAATGAGCCAGATACAAAAGAATATAAAATATTAAAAGAGTACATAAAAAAATTAAAAGGAAATGAACCTGGACCTGATGAAAACTTTGAAGTTGAAGTAGGTTTAGATTCGTTAGATCAAGTAGAATTTTTAACATATATTGAAAATAGTTTTAGTTTAAAATTAGATGAAACAACACTTTTAAAATATTCAACATTAAGACTTTTAGCAGAATATATAAGTGAAAAATCAATTAGTTTCACAGATAGTGAAATTAAAATGGATAATATCATAAAAAATGCACCGCATAAAGAAGTGAAATTAGGATATCTACAGTGGTTATTGTTCCCATTAGTCTGGATTTTATTTAAAATATATTTTAGATTTTCAATTAAAAATAACAATAAAATTAAAGATGAACCTACTATTTTTATTGCAAATCATGAGAGTTTTATTGATGCATTAATATTATCACTTGCATTACCATTTAAAATACATAACAAAACTTTTTATCTTGCACTTGAAAAATATTTTTCAAATCCATTTATGAAATATATTGCAAGAAATGGAAATATAATAAATGTAAATATTGAAAAAAATATTAAACAAAGTGTTGAAGAAATTTCAAATGTATTAAAGCAGGGTAATAATGTTTTCATATTTCCTGAGGGAACAAGAACTAAAAATGGAAAGTTATCACAGTTTAAAAAAATATTTGCAATGATATCAAAAGAATTAAATGTTGATATTCAATGTATAGGTATAGAGGGAGCATATGAAGCTTACTCAAGATTTTCTAAATTTCCTAAACCTAAAAAAATAACTATTGAAGCATTGGATAGAGTAAGCCCACAAGGTAAAACTTATGACACTATAGTTGAAGAAAGCTACAATATATTTTTAGAATATAAAAAGAGAGTTAAACCTGAAAAATATTTAGAAGATTAA
- a CDS encoding ribosome maturation factor RimP — MEEKLVELEEQFQKIIGDLDIEVVDVEYVKDGGYNYLRVYIEKNDGSISLDDCEKVSVLISNIAESTIENEFVLEVSSPGLDRKLKKEKDFIRFSGNKITVKTKSNVMDKKSFIGVLLGYENGDIIINDEILGEIKIPHSKLKNARIIYEFKNIKEMEV, encoded by the coding sequence ATGGAGGAAAAATTAGTTGAACTTGAAGAACAATTTCAAAAAATAATTGGTGATTTAGATATTGAAGTTGTTGATGTTGAGTATGTAAAAGATGGTGGATACAATTATTTAAGAGTATACATAGAAAAAAATGATGGTAGTATAAGTTTAGATGATTGCGAAAAAGTAAGTGTCCTTATTTCTAACATTGCAGAAAGTACAATTGAAAATGAATTTGTTCTTGAGGTTTCAAGTCCTGGGCTAGATAGAAAATTGAAAAAAGAAAAGGATTTTATAAGATTTTCTGGAAATAAAATAACAGTTAAAACCAAAAGTAATGTAATGGATAAAAAAAGCTTTATTGGTGTATTGTTAGGTTATGAAAATGGCGATATTATAATCAACGATGAAATTTTAGGAGAAATAAAAATACCACATAGTAAATTAAAAAATGCAAGAATAATATATGAGTTTAAAAATATTAAAGAAATGGAGGTTTAA